From a region of the Mercurialis annua linkage group LG1-X, ddMerAnnu1.2, whole genome shotgun sequence genome:
- the LOC126665084 gene encoding uncharacterized protein LOC126665084, translating into MSTMKSFCKPPLGKSPISDRPRRVLRSTTTSVQSPPGTLMKSQKLNPGPTMEELDLRPEYSTISWEMRALANMVDTEFGKENKPTAEVMKNSNSNANSTSLFERGRFYDLYSAKRNERLKRRNGERGEEPKTPYNLGVNVESSKKKDMKKLESLRKSASAYYSVEKSEVPRYSLRSLSKENKKPPLPVVHYGKSVLASERKIGARRSTKI; encoded by the exons ATGTCAACAATGAAGTCCTTCTGTAAGCCTCCGCTCGGTAAATCGCCAATCTCCGACCGGCCACGCCGCGTCCTCCGATCGACCACCACCTCTGTACAAAGTCCGCCAG GAACCCTAATGAAGTCACAAAAGCTAAATCCGGGTCCGACAATGGAAGAATTGGATCTCCGACCCGAATATAGCACCATATCGTGGGAGATGAGGGCTTTAGCAAACATGGTTGATACTGAATTTGGAAAAGAAAACAAACCAACCGCCGAGGtaatgaaaaattcaaattcaaatgcaAATTCTACTTCTCTGTTTGAAAGAGGAAGGTTTTATGATCTTTACTCTGCAAAGAGAAACGAGAGATTGAAGAGAAGGAACGGAGAGAGAGGCGAAGAGCCGAAGACTCCGTACAATCTTGGAGTAAATGTTGAGTCTTCTAAGAAAAAAGATATGAAAAAGCTTGAGAGTTTGAGGAAATCAGCGTCTGCTTATTACTCTGTGGAGAAGAGTGAAGTTCCCAGATATTCTTTGAGAAGCTTGAGCAAAGAGAACAAGAAGCCTCCTTTGCCTGTTGTTCATTATGGGAAATCTGTTCTTGCCAGTGAAAGGAAAATTGGGGCCAGAAGGTCTACCAAGATTTGA
- the LOC126665083 gene encoding dolichol-phosphate mannosyltransferase subunit 1 — translation MEEKLLNKEEKNKYSIIIPTYNERLNIALIVYLIFKHLRDVDFDIIVVDDGSPDGTQDVVKQLQQVYGEHRILLRPRPKKLGLGTAYVHGLKHATGNFVVIMDADLSHHPKYLPSFIKKQLETGASVVTGTRYVTDGGVHGWNLMRKLTSRGANVLAQTLLWPGVSDLTGSFRLYKKSALEDIISSIVSKGYVFQMEMIVRASRKGYHIEEVPITFVDRVYGSSKLGGSEIVEYLKGLAYLLVTT, via the exons atGGAGGAGAAGCTACTGAATAAGGAGGAGAAAAACAAGTACAGTATCATAATCCCAACTTACAACGAGCGCCTCAACATTGCTCTCATCGTTTATCTCATCTTTAAGCATCTCAG GGATGTTGACTTTGACATTATTGTTGTGGATGATGGAAGTCCTGATGGTACTCAGGACGTTGTAAAGCAGTTGCAGCAAGTTTACGGTGAACATCGCATT TTGTTAAGACCCAGACCTAAAAAGCTTGGTTTAG GAACGGCTTATGTTCATGGTTTAAAGCATGCTACTGGAAATTTTGTTGTGATCATGGATGCTGACCTATCTCACCAT CCAAAGTACTTGCCAAGCTTTATCAA GAAACAGTTGGAGACTGGTGCCAGTGTAGTCACTGGAACCAGGTATGTTACAGATGGCGGTGTACATGGTTGGAATCTTATGCGCAAACTGACAAGTAGGGGAGCAAATGTTCTTGCACAAACACTCTTATGGCCTGGTGTATCTGATTTGACAGGATCTTTCCG GCTTTATAAGAAATCGGCACTTGAAGATATTATAAGCTCTATAGTAAGTAAGGGATATGTCTTTCAAATGGAGATGATTGTTCGAGCTTCCAGAAAAGGGTACCATATTGAGGAG GTTCCAATAACTTTTGTCGATAGAGTTTATGGAAGTTCAAAGCTTGGAGGATCTGAAATTGTTGAATATCTAAAAGGCCTTGCATATCTTTTGGTCACAACATAA
- the LOC126682711 gene encoding 1,4-alpha-glucan-branching enzyme 1, chloroplastic/amyloplastic-like: MLSSLGQIPASVFNSLPNNSKTALKRNSHVVKRTEFGITFASRSFLSTVSVNKKVQQHGLTISAVMTEDRSMMTNNEVDLENIGLLSTDAGLEQFKDHFRYRIERFINQKQLIGKHEGGLEEFSKGYLYYGFNREEGSIVYREWAPAAQEAEVIGDFNGWDGSNHRMEKNEFGVWSIKIPDSGGNPVIPHNSRVKFRFKHGNGVWVDRIPAWIKYATVDPGSFGAPYDGVYWDPPTSERYQFKYPRPPKPKAPRIYEAHVGMSSSEPRVNTYREFADDVLPRIRASNYNTVQLMAVMEHSYYGSFGYHVTNFFAVSSRSGTPEDLKYLIDKAHSLGLCVLMDVVHSHASNNVTDGLNGFDVGQSSLESYFHAGDRGYHKLWDSRVFNYANWEVLRFLLSNLRWWLEEYKFDGFRFDGVTSMLYHHHGINMAFTGNYSEYFGEATDVDAVVYLMLANSLIHSILPDAAVIAEDVSGMPGLGRSVSEGGIGFDYRLAMAIPDKWIDYLKNKSDEEWSMKEISWSLTNRRDTEKCVAYAESHDQSIVGDKTIAFLLMDKEMYSGMSCLTDPSPSVERGIALHKMIHILTMALGGEGYLNFMGNEFGHPEWIDFPREGNGWSYDKCRRQWNLVDAEDLRYKFMYAFDKAMNLLDEKYSFLSSTKQIVSSANEAEKVIVFERGDLVFVFNFHPNNSYDGYKVGCDLPGKYRVALDSDSWEFGGHGRVGHDVDHFTSPEGIPGVPETNFNNRPNSFKILSPPRTCVAYYRVDESQESLKQTLAVDTVTLAADVAAVKEISEELADDNDIEDSPLSED, encoded by the exons ATGTTAAGCTCTTTAGGTCAAATTCCTGCATCTGTTTTCAATTCTCTACCTAACAATTCCAAAACG GCACTGAAGAGAAATTCTCATGTTGTCAAACGAACAGAGTTTGGAATTACTTTTGCTTCACGAAGTTTCCTCTCAACAGTCTCAGTAAACAAGAAa GTGCAGCAGCATGGTCTCACGATCTCAGCAGTTATGACAGAAGATCGCTCAATGATGACAAATAATGAGGTGGACTTGGAAAACATTGGTCTTTTGAGCACTGATGCTGGATTAGAACAATTTAAAGATCACTTCAGATATAGAATAGAAAGATTTATAAATCAGAAGCAGCTGATTGGAAAACATGAAGGAGGTCTTGAGGAATTCTCCAAAG GTTATCTATATTATGGATTTAATCGAGAAGAAGGTAGCATCGTCTACCGCGAGTGGGCCCCTGCAGCTCA GGAGGCAGAAGTTATTGGTGACTTCAATGGATGGGATGGTTCCAATCACCGGATGGAAAAGAATGAATTTGGTGTTTGGAGTATCAAAATTCCCGATTCTGGAGGAAATCCCGTCATTCCTCACAACTCAAGGGTCAAATTCCGATTCAAGCATGGTAATGGAGTTTGGGTTGATCGAATTCCAGCTTGGATTAAATATGCTACTGTGGATCCTGGAAGTTTTGGAGCACCATATGATGGCGTATACTGGGATCCTCCAACTTCAGAGAG GTATCAGTTCAAATACCCTCGACCTCCAAAACCCAAGGCCCCACGTATATATGAGGCTCATGTGGGAATGAGTAGTTCTGAACCCCGTGTTAACACATACAGAGAATTTGCGGATGATGTTTTGCCTCGTATACGGGCAAGTAATTATAACACGGTCCAGTTAATGGCTGTCATGGAGCATTCGTACTATGGATCATTTGGGTATCATGTTACTAACTTTTTTGCTGTAAGCAGTAGATCCGGAACTCCCGAGGATCTTAAATATCTAATTGACAAAGCCCATAGCTTGGGTTTATGTGTTCTGATGGATGTTGTTCATAGTCATGCAAGTAACAATGTTACTGATGGCCTCAATGGTTTTGATGTTGGGCAAAGTTCTCTGGAGTCCTATTTTCACGCTGGAGATCGAGGCTACCATAAACTGTGGGATAGCAGGGTCTTTAATTATGCTAATTGGGAAGTTCTCCGCTTTCTTCTGTCCAACTTAAGGTGGTGGCTGGAGGAATATAAATTTGATGGTTTTCGGTTTGATGGAGTAACTTCGATGTTATACCATCACCATGGAATCAACATGGCGTTCACAGGGAATTATAGTGAGTATTTTGGTGAGGCAACTGATGTTGATGCTGTTGTCTATTTGATGCTTGCCAATTCTCTGATTCACAGCATATTGCCTGATGCTGCTGTGATTGCTGAAGATGTTTCTGGCATGCCTGGACTTGGCCGTTCTGTCTCTGAGGGGGGAATTGGTTTTGACTATCGTCTAGCAATGGCCATCCCTGACAAATGGATTGATTACTTGAAAAACAAGAGTGACGAAGAGTGGTCAATGAAGGAAATCTCATGGAGCTTAACTAATAGGAGAGACACTGAGAAATGCGTTGCTTATGCTGAGAGTCATGATCAA TCAATTGTAGGGGACAAGACAATCGCCTTCTTACTGATGGATAAAGAAATGTATTCTGGGATGTCTTGTTTGACAGATCCCTCACCTTCTGTTGAACGAGGGATAGCACTTCATAAG ATGATTCATATTCTAACCATGGCATTAGGAGGTGAGGGCTATCTGAATTTTATGGGAAATGAG TTTGGCCACCCCGAGTGGATTGATTTCCCAAGAGAAGGCAATGGATGGAGCTATGACAAGTGTAGACGCCAGTGGAACCTAGTAGATGCTGAAGACTTGAGATATAAG TTCATGTACGCATTTGACAAAGCTATGAACTTGCTTGATGAAAAGTACTCATTTCTTTCATCAACAAAGCAGATAGTGAGCAGCGCAAATGAAGCGGAAAAG GTCATTGTCTTCGAGCGTGGGGATCTAGTTTTCGTATTCAACTTTCATCCAAATAATTCATATGATGG GTACAAGGTTGGGTGTGACTTGCCAGGGAAGTACAGAGTTGCACTTGATAGTGATTCTTGGGAATTTGGTGGACACGGAAGA GTGGGGCATGATGTGGACCATTTTACATCTCCTGAAGGAATACCTGGAGTGCCTGAAACAAATTTCAACAATCGCCCCAACTCCTTCAAAATACTCTCCCCACCTCGTACTTGTGTG GCTTACTACAGAGTTGATGAAAGCCAAGAAAGTCTGAAGCAGACATTAGCAGTAGATACTGTAACATTGGCAGCCGATGTTGCTGCTGTGAAGGAGATTTCCGAAGAACTTGCCGATGACAATGATATTGAAGATTCTCCTCTTTCAGAAGACTGA
- the LOC126682720 gene encoding small nuclear ribonucleoprotein SmD3b, whose product MSRSLGIPVKLLHEASGHIVTVELKSGELYRGSMLECEDNWNCQLENITYTAKDGKVSQLEHVFIRGSKVRFMVIPDMLKNAPMFKRLDARIKGKSASLGVGRGRSVAMRAKAQAAGRGAPGRGTVPPVRR is encoded by the exons ATGAGCAGGAGTTTAGGGATACCGGTAAAGCTGCTTCACGAGGCATCTGGTCATATAGTGACGGTGGAGCTGAAGAGCGGAGAGCTTTATAGAGGAAGCATGTTGGAGTGCGAAGATAACTGGAATTGTCAGCTCGAGAACATTACTTACACTGCTAAG GATGGAAAGGTTTCACAGCTTGAGCATGTTTTCATTAGAGGCAGCAAAGTCAG GTTTATGGTTATACCAGATATGCTAAAGAATGCTCCTATGTTCAAGCGTCTTGATGCGAGAATCAAA GGCAAGAGCGCATCACTCGGAGTTGGCAGGGGTAGATCTGTTGCTATGCGGGCTAAA GCTCAAGCTGCTGGCCGTGGAGCCCCTGGTAGAGGCACTGTACCACCTGTTAGGAGGTGA
- the LOC126686594 gene encoding BTB/POZ domain-containing protein At2g30600 — MVEEKEKKFLTVAPFQCAWRKDLKFREAGRGCVAFDAFAHNDVTLVFRENVGSQHYHYKRDNSPHYTVILGSHRNRRLKIEVDGKTVVDAEGIGLCCSSAFQSYWICIYDGLISVGKGRYPFQNLVFQWLDSNPNCTVQYVGLSSWDKHVGYRNVNVLPLPHNHMLLWKQVDSGEHGDREDCEVELEDERTDDDKWGLENYLESWELADMFFVVDNGERLVPAHKVILQASGTFPVSFSSEDVVMLQDVIYPILHALLQFIYTGYTQISESQLGALWALSLQFKVMPLAKLCEETVERFKLNKKLFDSGKNVELLFPNSRPHSCTTFPFGLPINVQKLKKLHSAGEYSDANIYVEGYGLVARPHKVILSLWSVPFAKMFTNGMTESSSSEVYLSDVSPAAFMIMLDFMYSGEISLEDTLDFGSLLLQLLLLADKYGISLLYQECCRTLLECLSEDSVCSILLAVSSIPTCKLIEETCERKFAMHFDYCTTASCDFIWLDKKTFSSIIQHQDLTVTSEERVLNAILMWCMRARELFGWEMVDQLMENSTPDLIFKERLQYLNDLLAFVRFPLLPYLLLKKLGQSNLSKHVKSFDNLVSEGFNYVEYGLASAESDRKIRFQHRRSSYKELQYICDGDSNGVLYFAGTSYGEHQWVNPVLAKRISITASSPTSRHTDPKALVSRTYQGTSFAGPRMENGNKCAWWMVDIGKDHQLMCNYYTLRQDGSRAYIRFWNFQGSSDGNSWTNLRLHEDDQTICKPGQFGSWPVTGPNSLLPFRFFRVVLTGRTTDTSDPWNLCICFLELYGFFR, encoded by the exons ATGGTAGAAGAGAAGGAGAAGAAGTTCCTCACAGTTGCACCATTTCAGTGTGCCTGGAGGAAAGATTTAAAGTTCCGAGAGGCTGGAAGAGGTTGTGTGGCTTTTGATGCTTTTGCTCATAATGATGTTACTTTGGTGTTTAGAGAGAATGTAGGGAGTCAGCACTATCATTATAAGAGGGATAATAGTCCTCATTATACTGTGATTCTCGGGAGTCATAGGAATCGGAGATTGAAAATAGAGGTCGATGGCAAGACTGTTGTTGATGCAGAAGGAATTGGACTCTGTTGCTCTTCTGCTTTTCAGAGTTATTGGATTTGTATTTATGATGGGTTGATTAGTGTTGGTAAGGGAAGATACCCTTTTCAGAATCTTGTGTTTCAGTGGTTAGATTCAAATCCAAATTGCACTGTGCAGTATGTTGGGCTTAGCAGCTGGGATAAACATGTTGGTTATAGAAATGTTAACGTATTGCCATTGCCTCATAATCATATGTTACTATGGAAGCAAGTTGATTCTGGAGAACACGGGGACAGGGAGGATTGTGAAGTGGAATTAGAAGATGAACGTACTGACGATGACAAATGGGGACTTGAAAATTACCTTGAGAGTTGGGAATTGGCTGATATGTTCTTTGTTGTTGATAATGGAGAAAGACTTGTCCCGGCCCATAAGGTTATCTTGCAAGCATCTGGAACTTTTCCTGTAAGTTTTTCAAGCGAAGATGTTGTTATGTTGCAGGATGTTATTTATCCGATTCTCCACGCCCTTCTTCAATTTATCTATACAGGTTACACCCAG ATTTCGGAGTCACAGCTTGGTGCTTTGTGGGCTTTGAGCCTTCAGTTTAAGGTGATGCCGCTGGCTAAGCTGTGTGAGGAAACTGTCGAACGTTTTAAACTGAATAAAAAATTGTTCGACTCCGGTAAGAATGTGGAATTATTATTTCCAAACTCTCGCCCCCATAGCTGCACGACTTTCCCCTTTGGGCTCCCCATCAATGTGCAAAAGCTGAAAAAGTTGCATTCAGCTGGAGAGTACAGTGATGCAAATATTTATGTTGAGGGTTATGGTCTTGTTGCTCGGCCGCATAAAGTCATTCTGAGTTTATGGAGTGTTCCATTTGCAAAG ATGTTCACAAATGGAATGACTGAGAGCAGTTCTTCGGAGGTATATCTAAGTGATGTCTCACCAGCTGCTTTCATGATTATGCTCGATTTCATGTATAGTGGGGAAATCAGTTTGGAAGATACCTTGGATTTTGGAAGTTTGTTACTCCAGCTTCTTTTATTAGCCGACAAATATGGGATCAGTCTTCTTTATCAAGAATGCTGCAGGACACTTTTAGAGTGTCTTTCGGAG GACTCAGTATGTTCAATCCTGCTTGCGGTTTCATCAATTCCAACTTGTAAACTCATTGAAGAAACCTGTGAGAGAAAGTTTGCAATGCACTTCGATTATTGCACAACTGCAAGCTGTGACTTCATCTGGTTAGACAAGAAAACTTTTAGCAGTATCATTCAG CATCAGGATCTGACTGTAACATCTGAAGAAAGAGTTCTGAATGCAATTTTAATGTGGTGCATGAGAGCTAGGGAGTTGTTTGGATGGGAGATGGTTGATCAGCTAATGGAAAATTCAACCCCTGACCTCATTTTTAAAGAGAGGCTTCAATATCTGAATGACTTATTGGCATTTGTGCGGTTTCCATTGCTACCATATCTCTTGCTTAAGAAG TTGGGGCAAAGTAATCTTTCCAAGCACGTTAAAAGTTTTGATAATCTT GTATCGGAGGGCTTTAATTATGTAGAATATGGATTAGCAAGTGCAGAAAGTGACAGAAA AATACGGTTCCAACACAGGAGATCTAGTTATAAGGAGCTCCAGTACATATGTGATGGTGACAGCAATGGGGTTCTGTATTTTGCTGGCACATCTTACGGGGAACACCAGTGGGTTAATCCTGTTCTGGCTAAG CGAATCTCTATTACAGCTAGCAGTCCGACTTCAAGACACACGGACCCTAAGGCCTTGGTATCAAGAACATACCAG GGAACGTCTTTTGCCGGGCCTCGAATGGAAAATGGTAATAAATGTGCTTGGTGGATGGTTGACATTGGTAAAGATCATCAG CTTATGTGCAATTACTACACCCTGAGACAAGATGGATCAAGAGCTTATATAAGATTTTGGAATTTTCAG GGTTCATCTGATGGGAATTCTTGGACAAACTTGAGATTACATGAAGATGATCAAACTATATGCAAGCCTGGTCAATTCGGTTCATGGCCCGTAACTGGACCTAATTCTCTGCTTCCGTTCCGGTTCTTTAGGGTTGTTTTGACTGGTCGTACCACTGATACCTCGGATCCATGGAACTTGTGCATATGCTTCTTGGAGCTGTATGGTTTTTTCCGTTGA
- the LOC126686608 gene encoding G2/mitotic-specific cyclin-2, translated as MAGSDENNPGVIGPVNVQGGIRAGVGKFTAAPTGNNRRALGDLNRNVILPYPCGVNKRGLSERQGLCGKAAPIPVHRPITRKFAAQLANNNKQQQLPKPEEIKKAAQSIPIVSEESDDCTIIDAEDDKGDEDFSAPMFVQHTEAMLEEIDRMDEVEMEDVVEETIVDIDSCDKKNPLAVAEYIDDIYEFYRKAEISSSVSPDYMSQQFDINERMRGILIDWLIEVHYKFELMDETLYLTVNLIDRFLAVQQVVRKKLQLVGVTAMLLACKYEEVSVPVVEDLIVISDKAYKRKEIIDMEKLMVSILEFKISVPTPFVFMRRFLKAAQSDKKLELLSFFIIELCLVEYEMLKFPYSLLAAAAVYTAQSTLSGYRHWSETNQWYTNYSEEQILECSRLMVRFHQNAASGKLTGVHRKYSTSKFGFTARTQPPSFLLGATRF; from the exons ATGGCTGGATCAGACGAGAACAATCCGGGTGTGATCGGACCCGTTAATGTACAAG ggGGTATTCGGGCTGGAGTTGGGAAGTTTACGGCGGCGCCGACAGGAAACAACCGCCGGGCGCTGGGTGACCTCAACCGGAATGTCATTCTACCTTATCCCTGTGGAGTCAACAAAAGAGGTTTATCAGa GAGGCAAGGATTATGTGGGAAGGCCGCACCTATACCTGTGCATCGACCAATTACTAG GAAGTTTGCTGCCCAACTTGCTAACAATAATAAGCAGCAACAACTACCAAAACCAGAG GAAATCAAGAAGGCAGCTCAGTCAATCCCAATAGTAAGCGAAGAATCAGACGATTGCACCATCATAGATGCAGAAGATGATAAGGGTGATGAGGATTTCTCCGCGCCCATGTTCGTTCAACACACTGAAGCAATGCTGGAAGAGATTGACCGCATG GATGAGGTTGAAATGGAAGATGTGGTTGAAGAGACTATTGTGGATATAGACAGTTGTGACAAGAAAAATCCACTAGCGGTTGCGGAATACATTGATGATATCTATGAATTCTATAGGAAAGCTGAG ATATCCTCCAGTGTCTCACCGGACTATATGTCACAACAATTTGACATTAACGAGAGGATGAGAGGCATACTTATCGACTGGTTGATTGAG GTGCACTACAAGTTTGAATTGATGGATGAGACTTTATATCTTACTGTCAATCTCATTGATAGATTTTTAGCTGTTCAACAAGTAGTGAGAAAGAAACTCCAGCTGGTTGGAGTTACTGCCATGCTTCTTGCATGCAAATACGAAGAAGTATCAGTTCCTGTAGTTGAGGATCTCATCGTGATTTCCGACAAggcgtataaaagaaaagaaatcatTGATATG GAGAAGCTGATGGTGAGCATACTGGAGTTTAAAATATCAGTTCCAACTCCATTTGTATTCATGAGAAGGTTTCTAAAAGCAGCTCAATCTGACAAGAAG CTCGAGCTTCTATCATTCTTCATCATAGAGCTGTGCTTAGTTGAATATGAAATGCTCAAGTTTCCATATTCTCTGTTAGCTGCTGCTGCTGTTTACACTGCTCAGTCCACTCTTAGTGGATATAGGCATTGGAGCGAGACTAATCAGTGGTATACTAATTACTCAGAAGAGCAAATTCT GGAATGCTCAAGGCTTATGGTTAGGTTTCATCAGAATGCAGCAAGTGGGAAGCTGACTGGCGTACACAGGAAATACAGTACATCAAAGTTTGGATTTACAGCTAGAACTCAGCCTCCTAGCTTTTTATTGGGTGCCACCAGATTCTAG